TCGAGTATTTCATAAAGCGTGGCTACATCAAATTTCCACTTGAGAGGCTAAATTTAGGCGAGTATGTTAAAGAGCGAGTGAAATTTCTCTCAAGCGTGGCGGAGGTCAAGAGTATCGAGATAAAGACAAATTTAGCAAGCGAGGCATTTACTATGCTAAGCAAGGTCGAAGCTCAGCGCATCATCGATAACACCATCACAAACGCCATAAAATACAGCCCAAAAGAGAGTGAGATAATAGTAAATTTAGAGCTTGAAGCAGATCGCATAAATCTTAGCGTGCAGGACTTTGGTAAGGGGATAAAGGACGTCAAAAGGGTCTGGAAAAGATACGTGAGAGAGGATGAAATTCAAGGCGGTTTTGGTCTTGGGCTAAATATCGTCAGTGAAATTTGCCAAAAACATGAAATTTTATACGGCGTTGATAGCGTTTATGGCGAGGGCAGCACCTTTTACTATAAATTTAAACGAGCTTAGATTAAGCATAAAAGCGTAAAATGAAGCCTTAAATTTAGAAGGAAAAACTTTGGATAGAATCGTTGAAATCGAAAAAGTAAGCTTTGAAAATGACTTTGAAGTCTCGCTAAGACCTAGCAAATTTGAAGACTATATCGGTCAAGAAAAGATAAAACAAAATTTAGACGTCTTTATAAAAGCAGCCAAAAAGCGAAACGAATGCCTAGATCACGTGCTATTTTACGGCCCTCCAGGGCTTGGTAAGACGACCCTTGCTCACATCATCGCAAACGAAATGGGCGTGAGTATCAAAATGACTGCAGCGCCGATGATAGAAAAGAGCGGTGACCTAGCGGCGATCCTTACAAATTTACAAGAGGGCGACGTGCTTTTTATCGACGAGATACACCGCCTAAGCCCAGCTATCGAAGAGGTGCTTTATCCTGCGATGGAGGACTTTAGGCTAGACATCATCATAGGCTCAGGGCCTGCAGCTCAGACTATCAAGATAGACTTGCCAAAATTTACGCTCATCGGCGCGACCACTCGTGCTGGCATGATCTCGGCGCCTTTAAGAGACCGCTTTGGGATGGACTTTAGGCTGCAGTTTTACACAAGCGGCGAGCTAAGCCGTATCGTGCAGATCGCCTCTGCTAAGCTTGGCAAAGAGTGCGATAAAAATGCCTCGCTTGAGATCGCCAAACGCTCACGTGCCACGCCAAGGATCGCCCTTAGGCTGCTAAAGCGTATCCGCGACTTTGCCGAGGTAAATGACGAGCAAATCATCAGTCACGAGCGCGCAAAAGAGGGGCTTAATGCGCTTGGTGTAAATTCGCTTGGATTTGATGAGATGGATATTAGGTATTTAGAAATTTTAATGCAAGCAAGGCGCCGTCCTATGGGGCTTAGCACGATCGCAGCGGCACTTAGTGAGGACGAGGGCACGGTTGAGGACGTCATAGAGCCATATCTGCTTGCAAATGGCTTTATTGAGCGCACCGCAAAGGGCAGGATCGCAAGTGCGAAGTGTTTTGAGACCTTTAACGTCAAGATCGACATCGAAAAAGGGCTTTTTGAGTAGCGAAATTTAAATTTGGAGCAAAAATGGGCGAGCCACATCTTTGTCCTAAGTGCAAGCAAAGGACGATTTACTTTGACGGGATCTGCTACTGGTGCAGGCAAAAAGAGAAGCTGGAATTTTACGAGGGCCTAAGCGAGGACGAGATCAAAAAGAGGCAGAAAAATATCCTCGCTCACATTGACGAGCTAGATAAATTTGATGAAATTTACAGCGACCTCACATATATTTTTTATCTGCATGACATTTGCGATGAGCAGATCATTAATGAGCTGACAAAAAACGGCGAGTACTATCCACCTGAAATTTACAAAAAGGCTTCAACAAAGATCAGAGATGAGCTTATAAGCAGGCTCTCAAACGAAGAAAATATAGTCAAGCTAAATCACATCCTCTCGGCACTTGCCTGGCAGGGCGATGAGGTAGTAAGGGAGCTATTTTTTAAGCTTTATGGTGCGCCAAAGCCTTGGAAGACGAAGCTTTATGCCGACACTGATGGATACTCGCAGACTGCTGGCTGGAGCTTTGATAGCAGTGGCAAGAGAAGAAGCCTAGTTTTTGATAAGTGCTTTACCTGCCAGCCAAGTCAAAGCGCAGACGCAAGCGTTAAATTTAAAGCAGCAAATGATGAAAAGTGTAAATTTTGTAGCGGCGAAATGGTGGAGCTTAGTATCAAAAAAGAGAGCCTAAAGCGACTTGAGCTAGAGCTTAAAAATGACGCTGTGCTTAAATTTTGTCCAACCTGTGTTGGTTTTGTGCAGTACTTTTGCCAAAATGATGGCAGTAGTGTGCAAACTGACACCGTTGGTGATGGTGAGAGCGAAGACTATGTAAGAGAGGCTGTGGCAACGCTTGACGGGCAGAAATTTGAGCTAGCAAACGAGGTCTGTATGCACTATGCGGCTATGATTGATGGTGAAATTTTGCTTGGAGGATATCCGCAGTGGCAGCAAGACAGCGAGTATCTAGCATGCCCAAAATGTGGCAAAACGATGAGATATCTAGCGCAAATTCCTTTTGGTGCTTTGATAGACGGCGAGGGCACGATCTATATGCAAATTTGTGATGAGTGCGAGGTCGTCGGAGCAAATTTCCAGTGCACGTAAAAGGTTAAATTTATAGAAGCTTTTGAGCTAGAAAATTTACGTAAGGCATAAATTTATCTGAATTTGCTAAGCATCAGTGCCACGCTAAAATGCCAAAAGCCCACTCTTTGCAAATTTGGTGCCAAAGCGTTTTAGCAAATTTATCAAGCAAATGAGTAGCTTTGATAAATCTGCTATAATTACCCCATTTTAAGGGAGCGAGATGAATAATAGGCTATTTTTTGGAATTTTTGCGTTTTGTGCTTTGGCTTTGGTGGTCTATCTTTTTAAACCATTTTTACTTGACATTTTTATCGCAGCACTGCTCGCGGTGGCTGTTGCAAACGTGCAGATCGCATTTTTAACGCTTACTAAAAACCGCAAAACGCTCTCGTCAGGACTTACGACATTTGCACTTCTTTGTTTGTTTATCGCGCCACTTCTTTACGCAGTCGTAGAGATCGCAAAATACGCAGCTGGCTTTGATATAAACAACGTCACGAAGACCATTGAATTTATTAAAAACTATGATTTTAGCCTGCCAGAGTCGATAAATTTCTTAGAGCCGAGGATAAAGGAATTTATAAGTGGCCTTGATCTTAAGCTGCTCTTTTCACAACTAGCGGCAAATCTCGCGAGCCTTGGCAAGCTAAGCCTTAAATTTGGCGTCGATATGATCATCATCCTGGTCTTTTTCTTCTTTTGCAACCTTTATGGCAACGAGCTTATCAACTATTTAAAAGAGTCTTTGCCGCTTAAAAAAGACGACACTGAGTTTTTGCTAAGCGAGGTTGGCAACGTGATGAGCGTCGTTTTTTACTCAACCATTGCAAATATGATCATCCAAGGCTTTTTATTTGCCATTATCACCAGTTTTTACGGCTACGACGGTGTGCTAACTGGCATATTTTTTAGCTTCGCCTCGCTCATCCCAGTCGTTGGCGGTCTGCTAGCTTGGGCGCCTATTAGTATTTATGAGTTTGCAAATGGTAATACAGCAGCTGCTATCACGATCGCACTTTACACCATCATCGTGATCTCGTTTGGCGCTGATACCTTGCTAAAGCCACTTGTCATTAAATTTATAAACTCAAAACTAGTCAAGATACCAACAAAGATAAATGAGCTACTCATCTTTTTTGCGATGATTGCTGGTATCACGACGTTTGGCTTCTGGGGCGTGATACTTGGGCCTGCGATCGTGACATTTTTTGTCTCAACGATCAAGCTTTACACGCTTTTGCGAGAGAGAAATTTCGTATAAAATAGGGGCAAAATATGATATATGAAGATAAATTTATAAGGGTTGAGCGCGAAGAGAACGAGCTTCCGTGGGTGAAAATTTTTACAGCTAAGCCCTACCGCGAGCTAAGTGACTGCGATGAGGCGAGTAGAGCTAGGCTTTTTGAGGCGATGCTGGTGGCTGAAAAGGCGATGCTTGAGTTTTATAAACCAACTAAGATAAACATCGCGAGCTTTGGAAACTACGTGCCACACGTGCATATTCACGTCATTGCGAGATTTGAAAATGATGCATTTTTCCCAGATAGCGTTTGGGCTAGCCCCAAAAGAAAAAGCGAGCTTGAGCTGCCTAAATTTGATGAGTTTGCTAAATTTTTAGAAAAAAAACTAAGGCTTAGTTTTGAGTAAATACAAAAAATATTTTAATATCTATATCGTTTTAGTCGTTTTTGCGCTACTTGGCAGCCTATTTTACTTTCTTTACAGCTCATACATGGCTGAAAAAAAGCAAAACAATATGCGCGTCTTTTTTGACTACCACGTAAAGCAGCTAAACAAAAGCATCGATGATGAGAAATTTTCATCAATGGCGATCTCGATCCTGCTTGCTCAAAATGAGTCTATACAGATGTGTTTGCTGGGTCAAAACCGCGATGAGTGCGTAAAAAACATCGAAAATTTGACCAAAACTCTTGGCGCAGCGTCGATGTATAACAACATCAAGCTTCATCTTTACGACAAAGATCTAAAAAGCTACGTAAGAAGCTGGGATCTAAACAGATATGGCGATATGATCGCTAGTGGTAGGTTTTTAGTCCAAGAGTCAAGGCGTCAAGATAGACCCATGGTTGGCATCGAGGCATGGTATGCTGGAGTGCATATAAGGGCTGTTTCAAATGTGATGCATGAGGGTAAAAACATCGGTAGCATCGAGGTTTTGCTAAACTACGACTCACTTGGAAATTTTTATAAAACGCAAGGCATAGACCTTTTCGTGCTCCTATCAAAAGATAAGATGCCAGCACACAAAAGCGCGCCGAGTGATCAAATTTTAAGGGATTATTACATCGAAAATTTGAGCAGTGCAAATTTAAATATAGTTGGAATTTTGCGTGACATAGACCTTAAAAAGTATGAATTTTACGTATATAAGACACACTATTTTTGTGTTGTGCCGCTACTTGATGCTAGCAACACGCAGATAGGCTACTACGTCCTTCATGTAAATGCCGACGAAAAAGAGCGAAATATCTCGCAAAACTATCTTGAATCAGAAGAGCTTTTTTAAATTTAAAAAGTATGCTCTAGCGCTTTGGTGTTGATAGAGCTTTTTGCAGAGTTTTTATGGGCTACTTTTAAATTTGGAGTATAAATTTAACCCTGATACGAAAACTCTTCGCTTGGGAAAATTTTGTTTTTTACTTCGTTAGCGTAGCTTTGCACGCCTTTTCGCACAAGAGTGGCTCCGTCAAGATAGCGCTTGACAAATTTAGGTTTAAAGTCCTCGAAAAATCCCAACATATCAGACCAGACAAGCACCTGCCCATCGACGTCTGACCCAGAGCCTATGCCCACAACTGGCACACGAACCTGCCTTGTTATCTCGCTTGCCACGTTGCTAAGCGTGCCTTCAAGCAGTATGCCAAACGCACCAGCTTGCTCAAATGCCAAAGCCTCATCAACCAGCCTTTTTGCCTCAAGCTCGCTTCTGCCTTTTATCTTATATCCGCCCTCAAATTTAAAAAACTGCGGTTTTAGTCCGATGTGAGCCATCACGTTTATGCCCTCTTCGCAGAGGCGCTTTACTAAATTTACCTGATGCATGCCAACTTCAAGCTTCACCGCATCGGCATTTGTCTGCTTAAAAAATTTCATCGCATTTTTGATCGCTTGTTTTTCGTTTGTGTAGCTGCCAAATGGCATATCAGCTAGGATAAAAGTCTTTTTAGCACCGGCACAAACGGCCTTTGTGTGATAAAGCATGGTGCTCATATCGGCACTTAGCGTGCTCTCTTTCATGTTAAAGCTCATATTTAAGCTATCGCCAACAAGGATAACATCAGCATAATCATCAAAAATCTTCGCAAATAGCGCATCATAGGCGGTTATCATCACGATAGGCTCGACGCCTTTTTTGTTTTTTATATCATTTATAGTGAGTTTTTTCTTTGCGATTGTTTCATCTTTCATGGCTAAGTCCGGTAAATTTTGTGATAATGCTAACAATTTTATCAAAATTTTGCTACAATTACGCCAATTTCTTAAGGACATGAAAATGGGTATATTAAAAAGGCTTGAAGTCGATTATTCTTATGATATAGTTGAGGAGTTTCTCTCTCACTACACTTTGATGTGCGATTTACTTGAGCCTTTGATAATAAATTTAGGAAGAGCTGACAAGTATAAGGAGAGCATTTTAGAGCTTTCTAGGATCTTTCACAATATCAAATCAGCAGCAGGTTTTATGCATCTTGACCCGATCTTGAAACTAACGACTTTGGCTGAAGAGGTCACTCAAGAGGCTAGAAGCTTAAAAGGTCCAGCAAATGATAAATTTATAGATTGGTTGCTGCTTATTAGCGATCAGTTTCATAAATACAAAGGCGACGTCGAGAAAGACCTAGAGTATTTTAGCGTCCTTGAGCCAAAGATCATTGACGTACCTGCAAAACTTGACTAAACAATCCAACTAAACCATTTCATTTTTTATGGGAGCGATTTGGCTTCGACAGGAGCAGAGTGTGTACGGTGGCACGTCGCTTTGAGCAAAGCGTAAAAAGCTCAAATTAAATTTAAACGCAAACAACGTTAATTTCGCTCCTGCTTACGCTAAAGCTGCGTAAGTTCAGTTGAGCCTCGCTTTGTCTCATTCTAGCTAGGATGTAAGCGAGTAATTTAGCTAGAGTAGGCCAGCAAAGTGACTGCTTGCTAGCTGAAATTTTAGTCTTAGTCTAAATTTTGGTTTTGGAAAGTGAGCCTTTTTAGATGAAATTTTCACTTTTGCTAAGCGTGTAGAGGCTGTATGGATTTTGTTTTTGGACAGGGGTTCGATCCCCCTCGCTTCCACCATCTTACTTTAAATTTCTTTTTTATTCTACGATTTAAATATTATTTGAAATTTTACTTATTTTTTAAAAAATATAAATTACAATATTTAAAAAACAAAGGAGGCTTATATGGTAAAAGAGTTTGATTATGTTGGTGATTTTAAAGAAGGTTTAGCAATGGCTGTAAAAAATGGTAAATATGGCTTTATAAATACTAGAGGAGAAGAAATTGTAGAGTGTAAATTTGATTTTATTAGCACTTTTTATGAGGGCTTTGCTAGTTTAAAAAAAGATAGTAAATATGGTTTTATAAATACCAAAGGAGAAGAAGTTATAGAGTGCAAATTCGACTATGTTGACGATTTTAAAAATGGCTTTGCTAAGGTCCAAAAAAATGGTAAATATGGCTTTATTAATACCAAAGGCGAGGAAGTTATAGAGTGTAAATTTGATGATGCTTGTGATTTTAAAGATAGCTTTTTTAAGGTTGAAAAGAATGGTAAGTGGGGATTAATTAATACAAAAAACGAACAGATTTTAGAATGTAAATTTAATAATATTGGCGAGTTTAAAGATGGTTTTGCAGAGGTTGAAATAGATTATAAATATGGGTTTATAAATACCAAAGGTGAGCAAATTATAAAGTGCGAGTTTAACCACGTCTATTTTTTTAAAAACGGATTTGTTGCACTTAATAAAGATGGTAAATTTGATGTTTTTACAATTAATGGTGAGAAGATCAATGGATGTTTATTTGATGATTTTAAATACTTTAGTGAGGATTTTGCAAGCGTTAAAAAAGATGGCAAATGGGGATTTGTAAACATCAAAATGGAACAGGTTATAGAATACAAATTTGATTATGCTAGTTCTTTTAAAGAAGGCTTAGCTGCTGTTAAAAAAAATGATAGATATGGATATATAAACAAAAATGGTGTGCAAGTTATAGAGTATAAATTTGATGATGCTGGAGATTTTGGAAATGGTTTTGCTAAAGTTAAAAAAGATAATAAATGGATGTATATAAATATTGATGGTGAAAAGGTCATAGGATGTAGTAGATTTGATGACACTTTAAAGTGTAGCGAGGGTTTAATTGTAATAAGAAAAGATGGTAAGCGCGGGTTTATAAATACCAAAGGCGAGGAAGTCATAGAGTGCAAATTTGACGATGCTTACAATTTTAATGAGGGCTTTGCCGTAGTCGAAAAAGATGGTAAATGGGGATTTATAAACGCTAGAGGCGAACAAGTTATTGAGTGTAAATTTGATGGTGTTGGTTGTTTTAGTGAGGGTTTGGCTAGGGTTAAAAAAGATCATAAATGGGGATTTATAAATACCAAGGGAGAGAAGGTTATTGAGTATAAATTTGATGATGCTTGCAATTTTAGTAAAGGTTTAGCTGAGGTTCAAATTAATAATAAAACATATAAGGTAAACATCAATGGTGATTTTATAGTCTTGGATGAAAATAAAAATAGAATAGAAATTTCAAGAGACTTTGATTGTGTGTCAAATTTTAAAGAGCACCTAGCTTTAGCCGTAAAAGACGATAAGTATGGTTTTGTCAATATTAAAGGTAAAGAAATTATAGAGTGTAAATTTAATGATGCTAATGAGTTTAGCGAGGGCTTTGCTAGTGTCAAAGAAGATGGCAAATGGGGATTTATAAACACTAGAGGTGAGCAAGTTATTGAGTGTAAATTTGATGGTGTTGGTTATTTTAGTGAGAGTTTGGCTAAGGTTAAAAAAGATCGTAAATGGGGATTTATAAACACTAGAGGTGAGCAAGTCATAGAGTATAAATTTGATAATGCTTGGAGTTTTAGTGAAGGTTTGGCTTA
This genomic stretch from Campylobacter concisus harbors:
- the ruvB gene encoding Holliday junction branch migration DNA helicase RuvB, which translates into the protein MDRIVEIEKVSFENDFEVSLRPSKFEDYIGQEKIKQNLDVFIKAAKKRNECLDHVLFYGPPGLGKTTLAHIIANEMGVSIKMTAAPMIEKSGDLAAILTNLQEGDVLFIDEIHRLSPAIEEVLYPAMEDFRLDIIIGSGPAAQTIKIDLPKFTLIGATTRAGMISAPLRDRFGMDFRLQFYTSGELSRIVQIASAKLGKECDKNASLEIAKRSRATPRIALRLLKRIRDFAEVNDEQIISHERAKEGLNALGVNSLGFDEMDIRYLEILMQARRRPMGLSTIAAALSEDEGTVEDVIEPYLLANGFIERTAKGRIASAKCFETFNVKIDIEKGLFE
- a CDS encoding AI-2E family transporter — protein: MNNRLFFGIFAFCALALVVYLFKPFLLDIFIAALLAVAVANVQIAFLTLTKNRKTLSSGLTTFALLCLFIAPLLYAVVEIAKYAAGFDINNVTKTIEFIKNYDFSLPESINFLEPRIKEFISGLDLKLLFSQLAANLASLGKLSLKFGVDMIIILVFFFFCNLYGNELINYLKESLPLKKDDTEFLLSEVGNVMSVVFYSTIANMIIQGFLFAIITSFYGYDGVLTGIFFSFASLIPVVGGLLAWAPISIYEFANGNTAAAITIALYTIIVISFGADTLLKPLVIKFINSKLVKIPTKINELLIFFAMIAGITTFGFWGVILGPAIVTFFVSTIKLYTLLRERNFV
- a CDS encoding HIT family protein, with the protein product MIYEDKFIRVEREENELPWVKIFTAKPYRELSDCDEASRARLFEAMLVAEKAMLEFYKPTKINIASFGNYVPHVHIHVIARFENDAFFPDSVWASPKRKSELELPKFDEFAKFLEKKLRLSFE
- a CDS encoding cache domain-containing protein translates to MSKYKKYFNIYIVLVVFALLGSLFYFLYSSYMAEKKQNNMRVFFDYHVKQLNKSIDDEKFSSMAISILLAQNESIQMCLLGQNRDECVKNIENLTKTLGAASMYNNIKLHLYDKDLKSYVRSWDLNRYGDMIASGRFLVQESRRQDRPMVGIEAWYAGVHIRAVSNVMHEGKNIGSIEVLLNYDSLGNFYKTQGIDLFVLLSKDKMPAHKSAPSDQILRDYYIENLSSANLNIVGILRDIDLKKYEFYVYKTHYFCVVPLLDASNTQIGYYVLHVNADEKERNISQNYLESEELF
- the panB gene encoding 3-methyl-2-oxobutanoate hydroxymethyltransferase, whose product is MKDETIAKKKLTINDIKNKKGVEPIVMITAYDALFAKIFDDYADVILVGDSLNMSFNMKESTLSADMSTMLYHTKAVCAGAKKTFILADMPFGSYTNEKQAIKNAMKFFKQTNADAVKLEVGMHQVNLVKRLCEEGINVMAHIGLKPQFFKFEGGYKIKGRSELEAKRLVDEALAFEQAGAFGILLEGTLSNVASEITRQVRVPVVGIGSGSDVDGQVLVWSDMLGFFEDFKPKFVKRYLDGATLVRKGVQSYANEVKNKIFPSEEFSYQG
- a CDS encoding WG repeat-containing protein, which gives rise to MVKEFDYVGDFKEGLAMAVKNGKYGFINTRGEEIVECKFDFISTFYEGFASLKKDSKYGFINTKGEEVIECKFDYVDDFKNGFAKVQKNGKYGFINTKGEEVIECKFDDACDFKDSFFKVEKNGKWGLINTKNEQILECKFNNIGEFKDGFAEVEIDYKYGFINTKGEQIIKCEFNHVYFFKNGFVALNKDGKFDVFTINGEKINGCLFDDFKYFSEDFASVKKDGKWGFVNIKMEQVIEYKFDYASSFKEGLAAVKKNDRYGYINKNGVQVIEYKFDDAGDFGNGFAKVKKDNKWMYINIDGEKVIGCSRFDDTLKCSEGLIVIRKDGKRGFINTKGEEVIECKFDDAYNFNEGFAVVEKDGKWGFINARGEQVIECKFDGVGCFSEGLARVKKDHKWGFINTKGEKVIEYKFDDACNFSKGLAEVQINNKTYKVNINGDFIVLDENKNRIEISRDFDCVSNFKEHLALAVKDDKYGFVNIKGKEIIECKFNDANEFSEGFASVKEDGKWGFINTRGEQVIECKFDGVGYFSESLAKVKKDRKWGFINTRGEQVIEYKFDNAWSFSEGLAYVEIGGAYGYINTSGEVIIEYKSFFPS